One Apostichopus japonicus isolate 1M-3 chromosome 14, ASM3797524v1, whole genome shotgun sequence genomic window carries:
- the LOC139980044 gene encoding uncharacterized protein: protein MHEEGGTGSPLKIFGNVFISFVGAGVLGLPSAFKESGILEGLLIMSFVGFVSVKAMLLLIDCKIELGKRPDVKKKFKVVSLEPGGHEEEAMLAENYTNKVNGQSTRSENSNGDVQSKDTEEFQQPKHEIDYGDIAFYAIGDIGKLTVDISIIVSQTGFSCAYLIFISNNMTTIYPSISVNQWVASMIFPLLMLCMLRHLHKLAIFSLFADFSNVLAYSVVFWFDFEHIQSVSSRLHPKEFSLAGFPFFLGISFYCYEGAGLICYLDASVSPEARAKFRPLFKFVLCLVTLLYMTFGICGYLSFGEHTESIITLNLPQGPMPLIVKVCLCFSLFFTYPVAMFPVVSTIERRLKMDPVKNRTFGNFIRLVMVLTTAMVVIVIPSFTTLMALVGATCCTLLAFILPGIFHLKIFEGSISLSAKVLDYTLIVLGIIATILGTMDAVKRLFPDEEDSLAASST from the exons ATGCATGAAGAAGGAGGAACAGGCAGTCCATTGAAGATATTTGGAAATGTGTTCATCTCTTTTGTTGGAGCTGGTGTGCTAGGATTGCCTTCAGCATTTAAAGAG TCTGGTATCTTGGAAGGCTTGCTGATCATGTCCTTCGTTGGATTTGTCAG CGTCAAGGCAATGCTCCTCCTGATCGACTGCAAGATCGAACTCGGTAAACGACCGGACgtgaaaaagaaatttaaggtAGTCAGTTTGGAGCCTGGCGGACACGAGGAGGAGGCTATGCTGGCAGAGAATTACACCAATAAGGTCAATGGTCAATCGACACGCAGTGAAAACTCGAATGGGGATGTACAGAGTAAGGATACGGAG GAATTTCAACAACCCAAACACGAAATAGATTATGGAGATATAG CATTCTACGCCATAGGTGACATCGGTAAACTCACCGTGGATATATCTATCATCGTCTCGCAAACTG GTTTTTCGTGTGCTTATCTGATATTTATATCTAACAACATGACCACCATATACCCAAGTATCAGTGTCAACCAGTGGGTTGCCAGCATGATATTCCCACTGTTGATGCTCTGTATGTTACGACATCTGCATAAACTTGCTATATTCAG TCTCTTTGCCGATTTTTCCAACGTCTTGGCGTACTCTGTGGTATTTTGGTTTGATTTTGAACATATACAATCAGTGTCATCTCG aTTACATCCAAAAGAATTTTCTCTAGCTGGATTTCCTTTCTTCTTGGgcatttcattttattgttatGAG GGAGCTGGTTTAATATGTTACTTAGATGCCTCGGTTTCTCCTGAAGCAAGAGCAAAATTTAGACC GCTCTTCAAATTTGTCTTATGTCTGGTGACCCTCTTGTACATGACATTTGGTATATGTGGGTACTTG tcttttggtgaacatacaGAAAGTATCATTACATTAAATCTTCCACAAG gACCAATGCCTCTGATAGTCAAGGTGTGtctgtgtttttctttgttcttcacTTACCCGGTTGCAATGTTCCCCGTTGTATCGACCATCGAAAGACGACTCAAGATGGACCCCGTGAAAAATCGCACCTTCGGG AATTTCATCCGGTTGGTGATGGTACTCACCACAGCAATGGTTGTTATCGTCATACCTAGTTTTACCACACTTATGGCTCTTGTTGGAGCGACCTGCTGTACCCTACTTGCTTTCATATTACCAGGGATATTTCACTTGAAGATCTTCGAGGG ATCTATTTCCCTCAGTGCCAAAGTATTGGACTACACCCTTATAGTTTTAGGAATCATTGC AACCATTCTGGGGACAATGGATGCCGTCAAAAGGTTATTTCCCGACGAAGAAGACAGTTTAGCGGCATCCAGCACTTGA